ATAAACAATGGGGAGAATACCTAGATAAAAATATTCATCCTTCTATATTAAATATGGCAAAAGCTTATTTAGAGGCCGCTAAAGAGTCTCCATTGTTTGCCAATGCTGTTAGACCACGGGATCAACGTAATGGGAGCAACTGGTTTCTTTTAAGTGGTAAAGTTACTGAATCTGGTGCGCCAATGATTACAGGAGATCAACATTTTGATTTAGAAAACTCTCCTACTTGGTATCAAATACAAATAAATGTTACGCCAACAGATAAAAAAGAACAGCCGCTAAATGTTACAGGTGCTAGTGTTGCTGGCGCGCCTGGTGTAGCACTTGGCTTTAATGATAATTTAGCTTGGCAAGCTACTGTTACAGTGTTTGATTTTACAGATGTTTACCAGGATAAAATTGAGCTACAACTAGGGCCAAATCCATTAGTTATAATCAATAAAGGTAAGCGTCAACAAGTAATTTTTAGGAATGAAACATTTAAAGTTAATCAAATGGCTGAAGGTAAAACAGATAATCTAGTAGATATACCAAAAGGCACAGTACCAGACCAATTTGCTCGTGTTCCTTTCCGTAATAATGGCCCAATTATTGGAGTTGATTTTAATAATTCTGTTGCAATGGTTGTTCAGCAAGTAGGCTTTGGCCCAACTCAAGAAATTCAAGCATTCCTTGAAATAAACCGTTCACGTACCTTAAAAGAATTTGAAAAAGCTTTACAAAAACTTGGCGGGGCTTCGGTAAATATGGGCGTAGTAACTACTAAGGGCGAAATTGCTTATTATACAACTGGCGAACTTCCCTTAAGAGAAGATTTAGAAAAAGGTACTGTAAATGGCTTACCTCCTGGATTTATTCGTGATGGTCAAGGCGGTAGTGATTGGCAACCTTTGCGTAAAAAACAGAAATTCCAAACAGTATCTACTGATATCTTGCCATTTAAGGAGATGCCAAAGGTTATTAATCCTCCTACAGGCTTTGTAGTATCAGCTAATAATGATCCTATTGGTGATACAGATGATAATAATCCTGCAAATACTAAACGCAAAAATGGTAAAAGCATACTTTATTTAAGTTCTGCATATGCTAGTGGGCTACGTGCTTCACAATTAACTAGAGATATTAAAGCGGCTATTGCTAGTGGTAAAAAGATTAATGTAGATATGGCACGCGCTTTTCAAGCTGCTGGAAAAATGCGCGATGCAGAAATCCTACTCCCATTTGTTCAACAGGCTTTTGCTAATGCACAAAAAGCAGATGCACCTGCTGAACTAAAAGCACTAGCTCAAGAACCAAGAATTAGAGAAGCTTTAGATCGTTTTTCTAAGTGGGACTTTACTACTCCAACCGGATTACGCAATGGCTATGATAGTTTTGTTCCATTTAACCAAGCTGATCCAACAGATGCACAAATTAATAATAGTGTATGTTCTAGCATTTATAGCATTTGGCGTTCACAAATGGTAAGAAATGTTATAGATGCGCCACTTGCGCCAAAAGGAATACCTGGCGTAGATGGTAACTTTGGACAATTAGCTATAGGTTCTTTAGGTAATTTCCTAGCAACTTTTCCTGTTAATAAAGGTGTTGGTGCTTCAGGAATCAATTTCTTTAGCGTTCCAGAACTTGCTAACAGCCCAGCAGAAGTTCAACGTGATTTTATTATCCTAAAGAGTTTACTTAATGGATTAGATGAATTTGCCGGGCCAAACTTTACTTTAGCTTATGGCAATTCACAAAACTTAAGTGATTATCGTTGGGGTAAAATACATAGATTATTTATTCCACATTTATTAGGTGTAGATTTTTCTTTACCTTCAACAAATGGTAATTTCCAATCTACTTTCCCAGGGCTTCTTGGACTACCAAGAGATGGTGGTTATGAAGTTCCAAATGCTTGTAGCCATAAGATTAGAGCTAAAAACCAGGATGATTTTGTCTTTAATCATAGTCCAACACATCGCTTTACGGCTGTTGCCAAATCAACAGGTTTTGAAGTTGTAGATGCTTTACCAGGTGGACAAAGTGGAGATAGAAAGAGTCCTTTCCATGATAATCAATTGTCTTTATGGCTAACGGCTGATGTTCGACGACTGCTATCAGATAAAAAACAATTAATGTCACAAGGGGCAAAAATGTTTTTATTTAAGGCAGCGGATAAAAAGTAATTTATTGATATAGAATAACTTATAGAGCATAGAAGAATAATTCTTTTATGCTCTATATCTTTTGGAGTAAAATCTGTTTTGCAAAAAATTTTTGGCTGTGATAACAGCTAACTTATCCTACACAACTTAAAAAACTCATGAAAATATGTCAAAGCTGTGGGAGGCAATACCGAAACCGGATCCGACATTGTCCAATGGATGGAACCCCATTGATATTAATGCCAGAGCCTAGTATTGATTCTTCTAGTAATCAAAACAACCAAAAAGCTCTTAATAGTCTGTTAGAAGATAGCAGTGTAGAAATAGAATTAGAAAAAACAGAATATCACTCTGCTATAAGTACCAATATTAAAAGCCATATTGAGGAAGATAAGGCTGTTTTTGATAATGGCTTGGATGATGATTTAGGTAGTGATTTTGAAGATGAAACAGAAGAACCACCTTTTGAAAGTCGTACCGAAGTAGGAAATGAGGTAGTTTCTCTTAGTAGTGGCGAACTTTGCGGCCATATACTAAATAATACGTATAGGTTAGAGCGTAAAATTGGACATGGTGGAATGGGGGCTGTTTATCAGGCTACACATCTTAAAATAGGCGATAATGTAGCAATTAAGTTTATTGCTGAAGAAATGGCAAAAAACCCTGTTTTAGTTGCACGCTTTCAAAGAGAAGCCCTGGCTGCCCGGCGAATTGCTCACCCAGATGCAGTAACAGTTTATGAAATGAATGAAACCGAGCAGGGACAGCTATTTATTGTAATGCAATATGTTGAAGGTGAAAGATTTGATCAATATTTAGCTAGATCAGGACAACTTACCCCAAGACGACTTCTACAACATGTTAGGTGTATTGCTGATGTTTTAGATGCTGCACATAGCGCAGGAATTATTCACCGTGACCTAAAACCTTCTAATTTAATGCTTTATAAAAATCTGCGTGGTGAAGAAAGAATCAAAGTTTTAGATTTTGGTATTGCTAAATTTATTTCTTTAGAAGAAGACTTGGAACAAGTTGCCCATCTTACCCAAAAAGGGGATGTTTTTGGCTCGCCTTACTATATGTCTCCAGAACAAGCTTTTGGGCTAAATGTTGATGCTAGGACAGATATTTATAGCTTAGGTGTACTTACTTATCAAATGTTAACAGGTCGCTTGCCTTTTGAGGGTAAAACAGGACGAGAAGTTATAGACAAACTAGTTTCTGAACAACCTCCCGCGCCTTCTAATTATGTAGAGTCAGAAATAGATTTTGATTCAGTAATCTTAAAAGCTTTAGCTAAAGAACCTGAGTATAGATACACTAGTGTAAAAGATTTTTTAAGTGATTTAGAAGCACAGTTTACTTTGTTAAGTGATGCAGGGATGTGGCAGGAAAAAAGCATCACTAACGCGCTTTCTACAGCAGATTTTCGCCGTGTTAATGTTTCAGTTATTCCACCGTTAGCAATAACTGAATATAACGCGCAGCCAGCACCTACCGCACCTATTAGCGGCGGACTAACTGGACGGCTTACAGAAACTGTTAATGACCGTGTTGCAATAGCAATTTTACCTTTACGATGTCTTTCTGCTGATGAACAAACTCAAATGTTAAGTGTTGGGCTAGCTGATACTCTAATTACAGAACTTTCTATTGTTAGGGGATTGATGGTTAGACCAATTAGAGCCGTGCTTAAATATGAAAACACAGATGTAGATCTACTATCTGTTGGTAAAGAAATGTCAGTACAGTTTATTTTAGATGGCTCAGTGCAAAATTTTGGTAAAAGGGTAAGGGTTTCATTTCGTCTTTTGGATGTTGTAGAAAATAAAGATATTTGGAATGACCGCTTTGAGTTAATTGGAGAAGATCCTTTTATTATTCAAGATACAGTTGCTCGTAGAATTGTTGAAAGCCTAAGAGTTAACCTAACTGATTATGAAAAAGAACGGCTAGCTTATGTTCCACAACCTTTAAGTAGCGATGCGCAACAATACTACATTCGAGGCCGTCATTTTTTTGAAAGAGCCGTAGAACGCCAAGATATTGAAATGGCATTACAAATGTTTAAGCGTACTATTGAGATTGATAACCGTTTTGCTCGCGCTTATATTGGACTTGCTCAATGCCAATATATTTTTCAAACAGGCTATGACAACAATCTTGATCATATTTCTTTAGCTGAATTAAATTGCCGTCAAGCTATAGATCTTGACCCAAATCTAGCAGACTCATACGCTACACTAGCTAGTATTTATATGGATATGGGACGACGTAGCGAAGTTTTAGATTTAATTAATAAAGCTTTAGCAATTACACCAAATAACTTTGAAGCAGATATGTGTTTAGGTTGGTATTATCGGTCAATGGGACAATTAGATAAATCCTTAGCTGCTTATCGTCGAGCTATGCGCGAAGATCCTACTTATTGGCGGTGTTATTGGGGAATGTGTGTTGCGTATCTTTATCAAGGTATGTTTGATGAAGCAGAAAAAGTTGTTGATACTTATATCAAGAGCCTTGACCCAAGACATCCTGTAATTTTATTCTTAAAAGGAATTATTCAAATTTATAAAAATAGATTAAATGAAGCTGAGGCTTTAGGGTTAAGGCTTAGAAAAGTGCTTCCAGACTTGCCTTGTGGGGATTTACTTCTAGCGCACGTTAGCGCGTATAGACAAAAATCTCAACAAGTGAATAATTACTTAAAACCAATCTCCCGACGTTTTGGGCCAAAAGAAGAGTTTTTTTATTGGTATGCTCAAATTTATGCTAGATGTGGGCAAACTACTAATGCTTTAGAATATATGAAAAAATCTTTAGCAGAAGGTAATAAAAATTTTGTTTGGTTCCAACGCGATCCAGCACTAGAAAATATAAGGAATCTACAAGCTTTTAAGGAATTAATAGCCGAGTTTAATAAATAAAAATGTCATCAGCCATTGACCTAAAAAAAATCGTCGATAAATTTTTATCTCTTACTAGTAAAGATGAACTTTGGGCGCAAGCACTACAAGCTATTACCCTACATATGTTTGCTAGTTATGCAAAAAAATCCTTCCAAGAGTTTAACTTAGAACCTGTTTTAACAACACTTATAGAAAAAATCAAAGATACCAAAATAACTTTTTCTAAAGATCTATCTCCATTAACTGGAATGTCTGTAATAGATATTTGGTATGTTCTAAAAGAAAGAGAGATTTTCTATCCAGTACCAAATAAAGAAGAATTAAAAGCTTATTTAGAAAATTTATTGTTGGTAGAAAAAGAAGTTAAGTATGCCTGGCTTTTAGGTGAAATGGCTTATTCTTTGGGCTTAGATGTAAGGCTAGAACCTCTAAAACGAGATCAAAAATTCTATAAACAGCATTTAAGTAGTATTGATTATATTTATTGGTTAACACATAGAATTTTTTTAGGAACAAGATATTTACAACGTCCACTACCTTCTTTTGGCTTTGGTAGCGTAATTTCAGAACTAGAAAATTTAAGTAAACTAGTTATTGAGCAAGAAAGTCCAGACATTGCAGCAGAAGTAGCCATTTGCCTAGCTTTATCTAATAAAAAAGATACTATGGATTATGAGTATCTACTTAGCATTGTTATAGATAACCTTAGTGAAGATGGTAGTGTGTCAGACCCATTACTAGAAGATACTGAATATAATCTTGCTCATAGCACTGCTGCTGCAATGATTGCTTTAGCCGATTTGGTGGAAAATAGCTAATTGTTATGCAATCTGTAACAGGCTTTGTTTTATTTCGTGGACAGAAGATTTTTTATTGCATTTATGGCAATATAAATTCTACTGCTGAGCCTTTATTAATAGTTCACGGCGGCCCAGGCTCGCCCCATAACTACCTACTTCCATTAGCTAAACTTTCACAAGAAAGACCCATAATTTTTTATGACCAACTAGGTTGTGGTAAATCTATTTATTTAGGAAAAGATAAATCTAGGTGGAATTTAACTTATTTTCTTGAAGAGCTAACATATTTAATTACAACACTTAAACTAAATAAATTACATCTTTTCGGACATTCCTGGGGGTCAATTTTAGCTATTGAATATGCCTTAAAAAATCCATCACAGCTAAAAAGTTTGATTTTAGCTAGTCCTTGTTTAAGCATTCCTCTTTGGTCTAAAGATGCTAAAAAACTACTTAATACACTCCCTAAGCAAACTATAGAGATAATGGAGAAACATAAAAAGTCAGGAACTACAGATTCAGATGAATATCAATTTGCTAGTTTAGAATATTATCAACGTTATGTTTGTCGCCTACCTATTTGGCCCAAGGAAATGATAGATTCTGTTGAAGCATCAAATGATTTAATTTATCGCACTATTTGGGGAGAATCAGAGTTTTTAGTAACAGGAAATATTCATGATTATGACATTACTAAACAGTTGCATAAGTTAGGCTTACCAGTTTTATTTACTTGTGGACGCTATGATGAAGCCACACCAGAAACTACTAAGTTTTATCAAAGTTTAATCAAAGAAGCTAAATTAGTTATTTTTGAAAATAGCTCCCACCTTCCACATTTTGAGGAAAAAAAGAAATACTTAGAACAACTATCAAATTTTCTACAAACAATAAATTCTTGCCAAAATTGACAGGCCAGTTTTGACGACAACTGCCAGAATTGTCAGAAATAATCAAAAAGATAATTAACTATTAGTAAGCTAAGTACCATTAAATCTATGTGTTACAGTGAGTTAAAATTTATAAATCATTATATTTGTTCCTGGCATAAAGCTTGCCCTAGAGAAAGATATCCAAAAAATATCTTATAAATTGCGAGGACAAAACAATGAAAAAATTTGCTACTTTCTTTCTTTTCTTAGCTATCTTCTTTTCTGTCAATGAAAATATTTTTGCACAAAACACTTATAAATATGGAAATGTAATTTACCAAATCCCAGCAGGCTACGCCCAACAGCGAGGCGATTCCACAATTCTTTTAACTCCAGCCGGTCAAGATGCTGATGATGCCGAAATTGCTTTTGCAATCACTGAAGGAATAGACAGCGTTCCAAACAACCTAAATCAAGTAATGCAAGTTTTAGTAAATAAAGTAGAAGCCGGTCGCCAAGTCATTAAACGAGAAACCCAAGTTCAATCCGAAGATGGTTATCAAGTCTTATCTCAAATATCTGTTACTAAAGTTGGTCGCCAAATTTACTTTTCTATTTATGTTCTAGCTAACCCAGGCGGACGAGGTGAATTATTAGTTGTAAGCACTTCAAACCCAGCAGCAATAGAAAAATATCAAAGAGAAATTGCACAGTTTTTTGATGGAATCCAATTTGCTAATGTTCTTGATGGTTCTGCTATAGCACAAAATAATAGAACTTCTAATGCTCGCTCTTCTAATAACACTCAAACTAGACGAAATAACAACACTAACCAACAATTACAAAGAAATAGAAATAATACTAACCAAATATTCTTAAATAGCATTACTAATAATTATAATAACTTATCTCGTAGTTTCTAAATTCTTTTGAAAATAAACAGGGGTAGTCATTTTGTAGCCTAGCAACAATTGCTAGGCTATTTTTTTTGGAAGAGCAAAATAAAAAGTTGAACCTTGATTAAGAATACTTTCTGCCCAAACTCTTCCATTATGCCGGTTAATAATTCGTTTTACAGTAGCTAGTCCAATTCCAATTCCTTCAAACTCATCTGCACGATGTAAGCGTTGAAAAACACCAAACAACTTATTTGCATATTCCATATCAAATCCAACTCCATTATCCTTAATAAAAATTATCTCTTCTGCTTCTTTACTTAAACATCCTATTTCTATTATTGGTGTTTGTTGTTTACTTGAATACTTTATAGCATTAGATATTAAATTATTTAATACAACAGTTAACATAGCTAAATCAGCATATACTATTGGTAGTTTATCTATTATCCATTTAATATTATTTACATCATATATAGTTGTTTGTTCCATTATTAATCTATTTAATAATACTTCTAATTCTATTTGTTTATTAATCATTTCTTGTCTTCCCATTTTGGAAAACTCTAATAATTCGTCAATTAATATACCCATTGTTTGAGATGATTCAGCAATAATTTTGATATATCTTTTGCTTTTTTCATCTAAATTTACATTATTTTTCTCTAGTAATTTTATAAATCCTCCAATATGTCTTAAAGGTGCGCGTAAGTCATGAGAAACAGAATAGCTAAATGCTTCTAACTCTGTGTTTATTAACTCTAATTGCAAAGTTCGTTCTTTAACCTTTTGTTCTAACTCACTATAAACTTGAACATTTTCCATAGCAATTGAGGTGCTATCAGCCAAAGCTTGTAGTAATTCTATTTCTTCTGAGCTTGGAGTATTTGTTTTTGACCAATAATTTCCTATTGCTC
The sequence above is drawn from the Blastocatellia bacterium genome and encodes:
- a CDS encoding proline iminopeptidase-family hydrolase produces the protein MQSVTGFVLFRGQKIFYCIYGNINSTAEPLLIVHGGPGSPHNYLLPLAKLSQERPIIFYDQLGCGKSIYLGKDKSRWNLTYFLEELTYLITTLKLNKLHLFGHSWGSILAIEYALKNPSQLKSLILASPCLSIPLWSKDAKKLLNTLPKQTIEIMEKHKKSGTTDSDEYQFASLEYYQRYVCRLPIWPKEMIDSVEASNDLIYRTIWGESEFLVTGNIHDYDITKQLHKLGLPVLFTCGRYDEATPETTKFYQSLIKEAKLVIFENSSHLPHFEEKKKYLEQLSNFLQTINSCQN
- a CDS encoding penicillin acylase family protein; amino-acid sequence: MKKFNLFYLGLPIALILCFQLVMPSISYGGSKKSAPNITKKSTKNYTSIKKASEFTPQELTGLVEDVEVIEDELGIPHIFAKTNVDAFFMEGFIHARDRFFQMDARRRMLDGTLAEILGPGENNRILRADSTARGSGLYLAAQDSLAQYSPEIRVFLKAYADGVNAYLTNNPLPEEYQELKITKTRPWTELDTIYVGKGLAVSLAFDLSDLDTTLALKNYQDAGKAQGFDGTKLFFEDMFRLSPFDPTYVIPDALGQNLSAKTAVPNLDQGNDELKEQYKQWGEYLDKNIHPSILNMAKAYLEAAKESPLFANAVRPRDQRNGSNWFLLSGKVTESGAPMITGDQHFDLENSPTWYQIQINVTPTDKKEQPLNVTGASVAGAPGVALGFNDNLAWQATVTVFDFTDVYQDKIELQLGPNPLVIINKGKRQQVIFRNETFKVNQMAEGKTDNLVDIPKGTVPDQFARVPFRNNGPIIGVDFNNSVAMVVQQVGFGPTQEIQAFLEINRSRTLKEFEKALQKLGGASVNMGVVTTKGEIAYYTTGELPLREDLEKGTVNGLPPGFIRDGQGGSDWQPLRKKQKFQTVSTDILPFKEMPKVINPPTGFVVSANNDPIGDTDDNNPANTKRKNGKSILYLSSAYASGLRASQLTRDIKAAIASGKKINVDMARAFQAAGKMRDAEILLPFVQQAFANAQKADAPAELKALAQEPRIREALDRFSKWDFTTPTGLRNGYDSFVPFNQADPTDAQINNSVCSSIYSIWRSQMVRNVIDAPLAPKGIPGVDGNFGQLAIGSLGNFLATFPVNKGVGASGINFFSVPELANSPAEVQRDFIILKSLLNGLDEFAGPNFTLAYGNSQNLSDYRWGKIHRLFIPHLLGVDFSLPSTNGNFQSTFPGLLGLPRDGGYEVPNACSHKIRAKNQDDFVFNHSPTHRFTAVAKSTGFEVVDALPGGQSGDRKSPFHDNQLSLWLTADVRRLLSDKKQLMSQGAKMFLFKAADKK
- a CDS encoding protein kinase translates to MKICQSCGRQYRNRIRHCPMDGTPLILMPEPSIDSSSNQNNQKALNSLLEDSSVEIELEKTEYHSAISTNIKSHIEEDKAVFDNGLDDDLGSDFEDETEEPPFESRTEVGNEVVSLSSGELCGHILNNTYRLERKIGHGGMGAVYQATHLKIGDNVAIKFIAEEMAKNPVLVARFQREALAARRIAHPDAVTVYEMNETEQGQLFIVMQYVEGERFDQYLARSGQLTPRRLLQHVRCIADVLDAAHSAGIIHRDLKPSNLMLYKNLRGEERIKVLDFGIAKFISLEEDLEQVAHLTQKGDVFGSPYYMSPEQAFGLNVDARTDIYSLGVLTYQMLTGRLPFEGKTGREVIDKLVSEQPPAPSNYVESEIDFDSVILKALAKEPEYRYTSVKDFLSDLEAQFTLLSDAGMWQEKSITNALSTADFRRVNVSVIPPLAITEYNAQPAPTAPISGGLTGRLTETVNDRVAIAILPLRCLSADEQTQMLSVGLADTLITELSIVRGLMVRPIRAVLKYENTDVDLLSVGKEMSVQFILDGSVQNFGKRVRVSFRLLDVVENKDIWNDRFELIGEDPFIIQDTVARRIVESLRVNLTDYEKERLAYVPQPLSSDAQQYYIRGRHFFERAVERQDIEMALQMFKRTIEIDNRFARAYIGLAQCQYIFQTGYDNNLDHISLAELNCRQAIDLDPNLADSYATLASIYMDMGRRSEVLDLINKALAITPNNFEADMCLGWYYRSMGQLDKSLAAYRRAMREDPTYWRCYWGMCVAYLYQGMFDEAEKVVDTYIKSLDPRHPVILFLKGIIQIYKNRLNEAEALGLRLRKVLPDLPCGDLLLAHVSAYRQKSQQVNNYLKPISRRFGPKEEFFYWYAQIYARCGQTTNALEYMKKSLAEGNKNFVWFQRDPALENIRNLQAFKELIAEFNK
- a CDS encoding GAF domain-containing protein, translating into MEHSLKKAEHATKYLIKVIQELSKKKSLEEIMQVVRIAARELTNADGATFVLRDGDNCYYAEENAISPLWKGNRFPMEKCISGWVMKNAQSVIIEDIYQDSRIPIEAYKPTFVKSLAMVPIRSQAPIGAIGNYWSKTNTPSSEEIELLQALADSTSIAMENVQVYSELEQKVKERTLQLELINTELEAFSYSVSHDLRAPLRHIGGFIKLLEKNNVNLDEKSKRYIKIIAESSQTMGILIDELLEFSKMGRQEMINKQIELEVLLNRLIMEQTTIYDVNNIKWIIDKLPIVYADLAMLTVVLNNLISNAIKYSSKQQTPIIEIGCLSKEAEEIIFIKDNGVGFDMEYANKLFGVFQRLHRADEFEGIGIGLATVKRIINRHNGRVWAESILNQGSTFYFALPKKIA